The DNA window GCGGTCAGCACGCCGGGACCGACGGGCCAGCCGGTGAGCTGCCACACCCACGCCGCGCCGAGCAGCAGGGTGAGGGCGACGAAGCCGACCCGGTAGGAGCGGACGTACACCTCGCCGCGGACCTGCTGCTCGCGCTCGTCCAGGACCGACGTCGGGAGCTCCTCCACCCCCCGCGTGGACGCCTTGAGCATGCCGAGGAGCAGCACGAACGACACCAGCAGCACCCCGACGCCGACGGCGACCGCCACCGCCCCGAGCCCGCTGTCGACGACGTCGAGGGACAGGAACAGCAGCGCCTCCAGGACGAGCAGCCCGACGAGGGCGAGCACGAGCCGGCGTCGGGCCCGCCGCGTGCGCAGGCCCTCGAACCGGGGGTCGTCCAGGCGCAGGGCCCGGCGCTCGGCCCTCTCCTCGGCGCGCCCGTCGCGGGTGGCAGCTCCTGCGCTCGGTCCGGTGCTGGTCATCTCTGCTCCTCCGTCGTCCGGGACCCCGGCACCGCGCCGGGGCCGTACACCTGGGCGGACAGGGACACGAACGGCTCGAGGGCGAAGACGGCCTCCACCGGCAGGTCGAACACGCGCGCGGCGCGCAGCGCGAGCGCGAGGCTCGGGCTGTACTCGCCGCGCTCCAGGTAGCCGACCGTCTGGTAGTGCACCCCGAGCGCGGTGGCCAGCTCCGCCCTGGACATGCCTCGGTCGGCCCTCAGGACGGCGAGGCGGTTGTGCACCGTGTCCTCGTCCTCGTCGCGGCGTCGTCTCGGCATGTAGCAGGTATACAACATGCGAGAGCAGTCTTCTACCCATTCGTCCGCCCGGGACGACGGACGCCGACGGGCGGCCCCGGCGTGCGGGGCCGCCCGTGGCGGACGTGCAGGTGGTGCGGGTGCGTCAGTCGGAGACGACGTCCACGTCGATCGACGCGGTCACGTCGCTGTGGAGGCGCACCGTGACGGTGTACCGGCCCAGCGACTTGATCGGCTGCGGGATGACGACCTTGCGGCGGTCGACCTGCGGGGCGCCGGCCGCGACGAGCGCCTCGGCGATGTCGCCGGGGGTCACGGCACCGAA is part of the Aquipuribacter hungaricus genome and encodes:
- a CDS encoding helix-turn-helix transcriptional regulator, translating into MPRRRRDEDEDTVHNRLAVLRADRGMSRAELATALGVHYQTVGYLERGEYSPSLALALRAARVFDLPVEAVFALEPFVSLSAQVYGPGAVPGSRTTEEQR